Proteins from a genomic interval of Xanthomonas sp. AM6:
- a CDS encoding DUF2000 domain-containing protein, with amino-acid sequence MALIVRNDLATWQRLNVVAFLATGIAAAAPEAMGEPYVDANGHRYGTLLGQPMLVFEADLAGLQAAHRVGLERAITVLPYVFAMFSTGHDAANRHAFAAEDPGHLNLVGIGLRGPKKAIDKATKGLSLHR; translated from the coding sequence GTGGCCCTGATCGTCCGCAACGACCTGGCGACCTGGCAACGCTTGAACGTCGTCGCCTTCCTGGCCACCGGCATCGCCGCGGCCGCCCCCGAGGCCATGGGCGAACCCTACGTCGATGCCAACGGCCACCGCTACGGCACCCTGCTCGGGCAGCCGATGCTGGTGTTCGAAGCCGACCTCGCCGGCCTCCAGGCCGCGCACCGGGTGGGCCTGGAACGCGCGATCACCGTGCTGCCGTACGTGTTCGCCATGTTCTCGACCGGGCATGACGCCGCCAACCGCCACGCGTTTGCCGCCGAAGACCCCGGCCACCTGAACCTGGTCGGGATCGGGTTGCGCGGGCCGAAGAAGGCCATCGACAAGGCCACGAAGGGCCTGTCCCTGCATCGATGA
- a CDS encoding AraC family transcriptional regulator translates to MASTSRKTTGDDDWVRIRRDQDTGIESVHAHFRGHAYDPHDHDEVLVGVTLQGVQRFHCHRSLHTSTPGRAILIEPGAVHDGHAPEEEGFTYAMLYLPQSWVADMLQRLGQWDIAAIQPAFRSTLTTDTALSAAIRQAFLAVHHGEGRLARDQSLDRMLRLLSPHLSADARIPGDSAARMARARDFLHAQMERDVGLDELAVHADMDRFRLTRQFQRTFGLSPHAYLIRLRLRVARALLANGQEPADVAIKVGFADQSHLGRWFKRTYRLTPAAYRRQCTGVLD, encoded by the coding sequence ATGGCCTCGACCTCCCGAAAAACGACCGGCGACGACGATTGGGTCAGGATCCGCCGCGATCAGGACACCGGCATCGAGAGCGTGCACGCGCACTTCCGCGGCCACGCCTACGATCCCCACGACCACGACGAAGTGCTGGTCGGCGTGACCCTGCAGGGCGTCCAGCGCTTCCACTGCCACCGTTCGCTCCACACCAGCACGCCGGGGCGCGCCATCCTGATCGAGCCCGGCGCGGTCCATGACGGGCATGCGCCGGAAGAAGAAGGCTTCACCTACGCGATGCTCTACCTCCCGCAATCCTGGGTGGCCGACATGCTGCAACGCCTCGGCCAGTGGGACATCGCCGCGATCCAGCCGGCGTTCCGAAGCACCCTGACCACGGACACCGCGTTGAGCGCGGCGATACGGCAGGCGTTCCTTGCCGTGCACCATGGCGAAGGCCGCCTGGCGCGGGACCAGAGCCTGGATCGCATGCTGCGCCTGCTGTCCCCGCATCTGTCCGCGGACGCCCGGATCCCGGGCGATTCGGCGGCACGGATGGCGCGGGCCAGGGATTTCCTTCACGCGCAGATGGAGCGCGACGTCGGCCTCGACGAACTGGCCGTCCACGCCGACATGGACCGGTTCCGCCTCACCCGGCAATTCCAGCGCACCTTCGGCCTGTCGCCGCATGCCTATCTCATCCGGCTGCGGCTGCGCGTCGCCCGCGCGCTGTTGGCCAATGGCCAGGAGCCGGCGGACGTGGCGATCAAGGTCGGCTTCGCCGACCAGAGCCATCTGGGCCGCTGGTTCAAGCGCACCTACCGGCTGACCCCGGCCGCCTACAGGCGGCAGTGCACGGGCGTTCTAGATTGA
- the trmL gene encoding tRNA (uridine(34)/cytosine(34)/5-carboxymethylaminomethyluridine(34)-2'-O)-methyltransferase TrmL, which translates to MTATPTLHVLLFQPEIPPNTGNAIRLCANTGAQLHLIEPLGFDLGDKQLKRAGLDYHEYARLQVHASLEAALQSIAPRRLFALSTRSTTRYDAPAFADGDAFLFGPETRGLPAEVLEQVPPDQRLRLPMRPHNRSLNLSNAVAVVVFEAWRQLGFPGAD; encoded by the coding sequence ATGACCGCCACGCCCACGCTGCACGTCCTGCTGTTCCAACCCGAAATTCCGCCCAACACGGGCAATGCCATCCGCCTTTGCGCCAACACCGGCGCGCAGCTGCACCTGATCGAGCCGCTCGGCTTCGACCTCGGCGACAAGCAGCTCAAACGCGCCGGCCTGGACTACCACGAGTACGCACGCCTGCAGGTGCATGCCTCGCTGGAGGCCGCACTGCAGTCCATCGCCCCGCGCCGCCTGTTCGCCCTAAGTACCCGCAGCACGACCCGCTACGATGCGCCCGCCTTCGCCGATGGCGATGCATTCCTGTTCGGCCCGGAGACCCGCGGCCTGCCCGCCGAGGTGCTGGAGCAGGTCCCGCCCGATCAGCGCCTGCGCCTGCCGATGCGCCCGCACAACCGCAGCCTGAACCTGTCCAACGCGGTGGCGGTGGTGGTGTTCGAAGCATGGCGGCAGCTGGGCTTCCCCGGCGCGGACTAG
- a CDS encoding pitrilysin family protein has protein sequence MTVSIRPRGALLAIALSTALGALSYAPPSSAARPPAAAKVDIAYEQFTLPNGLRVIVHTDRKAPIVAVNLWYHVGAKDEPAGRTGFAHLFEHLMFQASENHRGEFFEPFKQVGATDQNGTTNSDRTNYFENVPTTALDMALWMESDRMGHLLGAIDQAALDEQRGVVQNEKRQGENQPYGQAWDKLSRALYPKGHPYHHSVIGSMNDLNAASLADVKQWFRAWYGPNNAVLVLAGDIDVASAKEKVARYFGDIPAGPSMAQPKVDVARRPQSTRETMTDKVPQARIYRVWNVAQTGTEDIDRLQLLAQVLGGAKSSRLDRRLVHEDKLVDQISASAWPSQLGSGFGIIATVKQGVDPARVEAVIDEELRRLLDEGPDKDELARAKTAFRAGFIRGIERIGGFGGKADALAECAVFTGDPGCFRTSLATIASTRARDLKAVGRTWLGKGDHTLVVEPGERVALAEDPAVEPVPLNPPPVDPKYRTLPSVVDRSAGPPRTAQFPELKFPALQRATLKNGTRLILAERHDVPVVQFSYEFPGGFSADQGRKSGTANFTMGMLDEGAGDYDSLGFADAADALGATLSAGASLDASSAQLSALKENLAPSLALYADMLRRPRFEPKEIERIKATRIAAIRQEKAQPNAVAMRVLPPLLYGEGHPYAIPFSGSGTEPAIAALQREDLVGFQRDWIRPEQATLVVVGDTTLAEIVPLLDAQFGDWKGEGAAPSLPSLAAVPRPAKPRVYLIDQPGAVQANLFAAELVPPSTDPASTRFDIANGVLGGDFTSRLNMNLRENKHWSYGARSSASNALGQRPWAAMAPVQIDKTAPALQEMHKEITAFASGKTPPSAEEVARIRNIQTLSLPGAYETSSSVLGTIVGIVRNGRPDDYVFKRKAEIEAMTPAQVREAAATLDANALTWVVVGDLKQIERPVRALKLGEVTVIDADGKPQGAAAPASPKR, from the coding sequence ATGACCGTGTCGATCCGCCCGCGTGGGGCCCTGCTGGCCATCGCCCTGTCCACCGCGCTCGGCGCGCTGAGCTATGCGCCGCCGTCGAGCGCGGCCAGGCCGCCGGCCGCCGCGAAGGTGGACATCGCCTACGAACAGTTCACCCTGCCCAACGGCCTGCGGGTGATCGTGCACACCGATCGCAAGGCGCCGATCGTGGCGGTCAACCTCTGGTACCACGTCGGCGCCAAGGACGAGCCGGCCGGGCGCACCGGCTTCGCGCACCTGTTCGAACACCTGATGTTCCAGGCCAGCGAGAACCACCGCGGCGAATTCTTCGAGCCGTTCAAGCAGGTCGGCGCCACCGACCAGAACGGCACCACCAACAGCGACCGCACCAACTATTTCGAGAACGTGCCGACCACCGCGCTGGACATGGCGCTGTGGATGGAATCGGATCGCATGGGCCACCTGCTCGGCGCCATCGACCAGGCCGCGCTCGACGAGCAGCGCGGCGTGGTCCAGAACGAGAAGCGCCAGGGCGAGAACCAGCCCTACGGCCAGGCCTGGGACAAGCTCAGCCGCGCGCTGTATCCGAAGGGACACCCGTACCACCACAGCGTGATCGGCTCGATGAACGATCTCAACGCCGCCTCCCTGGCCGACGTGAAGCAGTGGTTCCGCGCCTGGTACGGCCCCAACAACGCGGTGCTGGTGCTGGCCGGCGACATCGACGTGGCCAGCGCGAAGGAGAAGGTGGCCCGCTACTTCGGCGACATCCCGGCCGGGCCGAGCATGGCGCAGCCGAAGGTCGACGTGGCCCGGCGCCCGCAATCCACCCGCGAGACGATGACCGACAAGGTGCCGCAGGCGCGCATCTACCGCGTCTGGAACGTGGCCCAGACCGGCACCGAGGACATCGACCGCCTGCAGTTGCTGGCGCAGGTGCTGGGCGGCGCGAAGTCGTCGCGGCTGGACCGGCGCCTGGTGCACGAGGACAAGCTGGTCGACCAGATCAGCGCCAGCGCCTGGCCGTCGCAGCTGGGGTCCGGCTTCGGCATCATCGCCACGGTGAAGCAGGGCGTGGATCCGGCCCGGGTCGAGGCGGTGATCGACGAGGAACTGCGCCGGCTGCTCGACGAGGGCCCGGACAAGGACGAACTGGCGCGCGCCAAGACCGCGTTCCGCGCCGGCTTCATCCGCGGCATCGAGCGCATCGGCGGCTTCGGCGGCAAGGCCGACGCGCTGGCCGAATGCGCGGTGTTCACCGGCGATCCGGGCTGTTTCCGCACCTCGCTGGCGACCATCGCCTCCACCCGCGCGCGCGACCTGAAGGCGGTGGGCCGCACGTGGCTGGGCAAGGGCGACCATACCCTGGTGGTGGAGCCGGGCGAGCGCGTGGCGCTGGCCGAGGACCCGGCCGTGGAGCCGGTGCCGCTGAACCCGCCGCCGGTCGATCCGAAGTACCGCACGCTGCCCAGCGTCGTGGACCGCAGCGCCGGCCCGCCCAGGACCGCGCAGTTCCCGGAGCTGAAGTTCCCGGCGCTGCAGCGCGCCACCTTGAAGAATGGAACCCGGCTGATCCTGGCCGAGCGCCACGACGTGCCGGTGGTGCAGTTCAGCTACGAATTCCCGGGCGGCTTCAGCGCCGACCAGGGGCGCAAGTCGGGCACCGCCAACTTCACCATGGGCATGCTCGACGAAGGCGCCGGCGACTACGACTCGCTGGGCTTCGCCGATGCCGCCGACGCGCTGGGCGCCACGCTCAGCGCCGGCGCCTCGCTGGACGCCAGCAGCGCGCAGCTGTCGGCATTGAAGGAGAACCTGGCGCCGTCGCTGGCGCTGTATGCCGACATGCTGCGGCGCCCGCGGTTCGAGCCGAAGGAGATCGAGCGGATCAAGGCGACCCGGATCGCCGCCATCCGCCAGGAAAAGGCCCAGCCCAACGCGGTGGCGATGCGGGTGCTGCCGCCGCTGCTGTACGGCGAGGGCCATCCGTATGCGATCCCGTTCAGCGGCAGCGGCACCGAGCCGGCGATCGCCGCGCTGCAGCGCGAGGACCTGGTCGGTTTCCAGCGCGACTGGATCCGCCCCGAGCAGGCCACCCTGGTGGTGGTCGGCGACACCACCCTGGCCGAGATCGTGCCGCTGCTGGACGCGCAGTTCGGCGACTGGAAGGGCGAGGGCGCCGCGCCGTCGCTGCCGTCGCTGGCGGCGGTGCCGCGCCCGGCCAAGCCGCGGGTGTACCTGATCGACCAGCCGGGCGCGGTGCAGGCCAACCTGTTCGCCGCCGAACTGGTGCCGCCGTCCACCGATCCGGCCTCGACCCGCTTCGACATCGCCAACGGCGTGCTCGGCGGCGACTTCACCTCGCGGCTGAACATGAACCTACGCGAGAACAAGCATTGGTCCTACGGCGCGCGCAGCTCGGCTTCCAACGCCCTGGGCCAGCGGCCGTGGGCGGCGATGGCGCCGGTGCAGATCGACAAGACCGCGCCGGCGCTGCAGGAGATGCACAAGGAGATCACCGCCTTCGCCAGCGGCAAGACCCCGCCGTCGGCGGAGGAAGTGGCGCGCATCCGCAACATCCAGACCCTGAGCCTGCCCGGCGCCTACGAGACCTCCAGTTCGGTGCTCGGCACCATCGTCGGCATCGTCCGCAACGGGCGCCCCGACGACTACGTGTTCAAGCGCAAGGCCGAGATCGAGGCGATGACCCCGGCGCAGGTGCGCGAGGCGGCGGCGACGCTCGACGCGAATGCGCTGACCTGGGTGGTGGTGGGCGACCTGAAGCAGATCGAACGCCCGGTGCGCGCGCTGAAGCTGGGCGAAGTGACGGTGATCGACGCCGACGGCAAGCCGCAGGGCGCGGCCGCGCCGGCGTCGCCCAAGCGCTGA
- a CDS encoding DUF4156 domain-containing protein has protein sequence MRLPIALCLLASLAACTWVPMAPEGKTVRVLPPGQAPAGCDKRGEVVVSVKSNVGFYQRNPLRVREELETLARNEAPGVGANTVQAMGEPAGGDQRYAAYQCSLR, from the coding sequence ATGCGCCTTCCGATCGCCTTGTGCCTGCTCGCCAGTCTCGCCGCCTGCACCTGGGTGCCGATGGCGCCGGAAGGCAAGACCGTGCGCGTGCTGCCGCCAGGGCAGGCACCGGCGGGCTGCGACAAGCGCGGCGAGGTGGTGGTGTCGGTGAAGAGCAACGTGGGTTTCTACCAGCGCAACCCGCTGCGGGTGCGCGAGGAACTGGAGACCCTGGCCCGCAACGAGGCGCCCGGCGTCGGCGCCAACACGGTGCAGGCGATGGGCGAACCGGCCGGCGGCGACCAGCGCTACGCCGCCTATCAGTGCAGCCTACGCTGA
- a CDS encoding 3-oxoacyl-ACP synthase III has protein sequence MLFNNVSIAGLAHIDAPHTLTSKQINERLQPTYDRLGIRTDVLGDIAGIHARRMWDHDMQASDAATLAARKAMADAGIDAGQVGLLVNTSVSRDYLEPSTASIVSGNLGVGEECMTFDVANACLAFINGMDIAARMIERGEIDYALVVDGETANLVYEKTLERMTSPDVTAQAFRDELATLTLGCGAAAMVLARAELVPDAPSYRGGVTRSATEWNTLCRGNLDRMVTDTRMLLIEGIKLAQKTFLAARQALGWAVDELDQFVIHQVSQPHTQAFIKNFGIDPKKVMTIFGEHGNIGPASVPIVLSKLRELGRLKKGDRIALMGIGSGLNCSMAEVVW, from the coding sequence ATGCTCTTCAACAATGTCTCCATTGCGGGACTGGCGCACATCGATGCGCCGCACACGCTGACTTCCAAGCAGATCAACGAACGTCTGCAGCCCACCTACGACCGCCTCGGCATCCGCACCGACGTGCTCGGCGACATCGCCGGCATCCATGCGCGGCGCATGTGGGACCACGACATGCAGGCGTCCGACGCGGCCACGCTGGCGGCACGCAAGGCGATGGCGGACGCGGGCATCGATGCCGGCCAGGTCGGGCTGCTGGTCAACACCTCGGTCAGCCGCGACTACCTGGAACCGTCCACCGCCAGCATCGTCTCCGGCAACCTGGGCGTGGGCGAGGAATGCATGACCTTCGACGTCGCCAATGCGTGCCTGGCCTTCATCAACGGCATGGACATCGCGGCGCGGATGATCGAGCGCGGCGAGATCGACTATGCGCTGGTGGTGGACGGCGAGACCGCCAACCTGGTGTACGAGAAGACCCTGGAGCGGATGACCTCCCCGGACGTGACCGCGCAGGCGTTCCGCGACGAGCTGGCCACGCTGACCCTGGGCTGCGGCGCCGCGGCGATGGTGCTGGCGCGGGCCGAGCTGGTCCCGGACGCGCCGAGCTACCGCGGCGGCGTGACCCGTTCGGCGACCGAGTGGAACACGCTGTGCCGCGGCAACCTGGACCGCATGGTCACCGACACCCGCATGCTGCTGATCGAGGGCATCAAGCTGGCGCAGAAGACCTTCCTCGCCGCCCGGCAGGCGCTGGGCTGGGCGGTGGACGAACTGGACCAGTTCGTGATCCACCAGGTCAGCCAGCCGCATACCCAGGCCTTCATCAAGAACTTCGGCATCGACCCGAAGAAGGTGATGACCATCTTCGGCGAGCACGGCAACATCGGCCCGGCCAGCGTGCCGATCGTGCTGAGCAAGCTGCGCGAACTGGGGCGCCTGAAGAAGGGCGACCGGATCGCGCTGATGGGCATCGGCTCGGGCCTGAACTGCTCGATGGCCGAGGTGGTCTGGTAA
- a CDS encoding Fic family protein: MPLHRSTGHYVSGSLAGSRYQAFVPDPLPPSPPLDLAAPELIACKERADQALGRLDGITLMLPDPELFLYQYVRKEALLSSQIEGTQSSLSDLLLFELDEAPGVPLDDVEEVSNYVAALNHGLKRLREDDFPLSLRLIREMHALLLRGGRGAGKRPGEFRSGQVWIGGASPALAHFVPPPPEALEAVLGAFERFLHAPASDVSPLVKAALAHVQFETIHPFSDGNGRLGRLLIALILCNEGVLREPSLYLSLFFKRHRAEYYERLNAVRIGGDWEGWLRFFLDGVADTAQQAVSTAQRLLALLAADRLRIAGLGTRAGNVGLVFEQFARRVLLGVPQVQPHLPLSAPTIRAAIRTLQELAIVNELTGQQRHRVFAYQAYLDILSEGAQPL; this comes from the coding sequence ATGCCTCTCCACCGTTCCACCGGCCACTACGTTTCCGGTTCGCTCGCTGGGAGTCGCTATCAGGCGTTTGTTCCCGATCCGCTGCCCCCCTCGCCGCCGTTGGACCTGGCCGCGCCGGAACTGATCGCGTGCAAGGAGCGCGCGGATCAGGCCCTGGGACGCCTGGACGGCATCACCTTGATGCTGCCGGATCCGGAACTGTTCCTCTACCAATACGTGCGCAAGGAGGCGTTGCTGTCCTCGCAGATCGAGGGCACGCAGTCGTCGCTATCGGACCTGCTGCTGTTCGAGCTGGACGAGGCGCCTGGCGTGCCGCTGGACGACGTAGAAGAAGTGTCCAACTACGTCGCCGCGCTGAACCATGGGCTTAAACGCTTGCGCGAGGACGACTTTCCGCTGTCCTTGCGCTTGATCCGGGAAATGCACGCCTTGCTGCTGCGGGGCGGGCGTGGCGCCGGCAAGCGGCCTGGAGAATTCCGCTCGGGGCAGGTGTGGATCGGCGGCGCCTCGCCAGCGCTGGCGCATTTTGTGCCGCCACCGCCCGAAGCGTTGGAGGCCGTGTTGGGCGCATTCGAGCGCTTCCTGCATGCACCGGCCAGCGACGTGTCGCCGCTGGTCAAGGCCGCGTTGGCGCATGTGCAATTCGAGACGATCCATCCTTTCAGCGACGGCAACGGCCGGCTGGGTCGATTGCTGATCGCGCTGATCCTGTGCAACGAAGGGGTGCTGCGCGAACCCAGCCTGTATCTGAGCCTGTTCTTCAAGCGCCACCGCGCGGAGTACTACGAGCGTCTCAATGCCGTGCGCATCGGCGGCGATTGGGAAGGATGGCTGAGATTCTTCCTCGACGGCGTGGCGGATACGGCGCAGCAGGCGGTCAGTACCGCGCAGCGCCTGTTGGCATTGCTGGCCGCAGATCGCTTGCGCATCGCTGGCCTGGGCACGCGTGCCGGCAACGTCGGGCTGGTATTCGAACAGTTCGCACGCAGGGTGCTCCTCGGTGTGCCGCAGGTGCAGCCGCATCTACCGCTAAGCGCACCGACGATCCGCGCCGCCATCCGTACCCTGCAGGAACTGGCGATCGTCAACGAACTCACCGGCCAGCAGCGGCATCGCGTCTTCGCCTATCAGGCGTACCTGGACATCCTGAGCGAAGGCGCGCAGCCGCTATGA
- a CDS encoding alpha/beta fold hydrolase, translating into MNYPGYPFTPQRFQVRPGLTMSYLDEGPRDGEVVVMLHGNPSWSYYWRNLVSALSDRYRCIVPDHIGMGLSDKPDDAPGAQPGYDYTLQSRVDDVAALLAHLRIDGPVTLAVHDWGGMIGFGWALSHAAQVKRLVITNTAAFPMPAAKKMPWQIALGRDLKLGELVIRGFNAFSAGASWIGVETPMPADVRRAYVAPYDSWTNRISTVRFMQDIPLSPRDKAWPLLEEAGRRLPEFADRPAFIGWGLKDFVFDKHFFAGFHAALPDAEVHAFEDAGHYVLEDKAAVLVPAIRRFLDAHPLE; encoded by the coding sequence ATGAACTACCCCGGCTACCCCTTCACCCCGCAGCGCTTCCAGGTCCGCCCTGGGCTGACCATGTCCTATCTCGACGAGGGCCCGCGCGACGGCGAGGTGGTGGTGATGCTGCACGGCAATCCGTCGTGGAGCTATTACTGGCGCAACCTGGTCTCCGCGCTCAGCGACCGGTACCGCTGCATCGTGCCCGACCACATCGGCATGGGCCTGTCGGACAAGCCGGACGATGCGCCTGGCGCGCAGCCCGGTTACGACTACACGCTGCAGTCGCGCGTGGACGACGTCGCCGCGTTGCTCGCGCACCTGCGCATCGACGGCCCGGTGACGCTGGCGGTGCACGACTGGGGCGGCATGATCGGCTTCGGCTGGGCGCTGTCGCACGCCGCGCAGGTCAAGCGCCTGGTGATCACCAACACCGCTGCGTTCCCGATGCCGGCGGCCAAGAAGATGCCGTGGCAGATCGCGCTCGGCCGCGACCTGAAGCTGGGCGAGCTGGTGATCCGCGGCTTCAACGCGTTCTCCGCGGGCGCTTCGTGGATCGGCGTGGAGACGCCGATGCCGGCCGACGTGCGCCGCGCCTACGTGGCCCCGTACGACAGCTGGACCAACCGCATCAGCACCGTGCGCTTCATGCAGGACATCCCGCTGAGCCCGCGCGACAAGGCCTGGCCGCTGCTGGAAGAGGCCGGCCGGCGCCTGCCCGAGTTCGCCGACCGTCCGGCCTTCATCGGTTGGGGCCTGAAGGACTTCGTGTTCGACAAGCACTTCTTCGCCGGTTTCCACGCCGCGCTGCCCGACGCCGAGGTGCATGCGTTCGAGGACGCTGGTCACTATGTGCTGGAAGACAAGGCCGCGGTGCTGGTGCCGGCGATCCGGCGGTTCCTGGATGCGCATCCGCTGGAGTAA
- a CDS encoding YkgJ family cysteine cluster protein — protein MAHPCLTCGACCAYFRVSFHWSEADPELGGRVPFALTEPLRTHERVMRGTSQSQPRCVALDAEIGRYSRCTIHDRRPSVCAAVPASLEFGERSAQCDKSRLAHGLPLLVAADWDGVVERNLPDA, from the coding sequence ATGGCCCACCCCTGCCTCACCTGCGGCGCATGCTGCGCCTATTTCCGCGTCAGCTTCCACTGGAGCGAAGCCGATCCCGAACTGGGCGGCCGGGTCCCGTTCGCACTCACCGAACCGTTGCGCACCCACGAGCGGGTGATGCGCGGCACCTCGCAATCGCAGCCGCGCTGCGTGGCGCTGGATGCCGAGATCGGACGCTACAGCCGCTGCACGATCCACGACCGGCGCCCGTCGGTCTGCGCCGCGGTGCCCGCGTCGCTGGAGTTCGGCGAACGCAGCGCCCAATGCGACAAGTCGCGGCTGGCGCATGGGTTGCCGCTGCTGGTCGCGGCCGACTGGGACGGCGTGGTCGAACGCAATCTTCCCGACGCATGA
- a CDS encoding LysR family transcriptional regulator produces MDKLRSIEVFTTAVDTGSFSAAARRLDISAVMVGKLVRQLETHLGARLLERSTRRQGLTDAGRRFYEEGKRVLEQLRWAESSVERLAASPSGLLRISAATTLGECVIAAAVADYQARFPQVRVELELSNGVVDLIEDGIDLAIRIGALDPALDLVARPLGHYRMVICAAPAYLARHGVPATPADLAAHRCLGHAAWNPRTAWRLDPAGAAAGWPARTVLRCNSGAALRQAALHGAGLLLQPQVLVAEDLAAGRLVGVLDAYLPTGRPVHALYRQDRQPLPKLASFVAFLQQQVAPRLA; encoded by the coding sequence GTGGACAAGCTGCGCAGCATCGAGGTCTTCACCACCGCCGTGGACACCGGCAGCTTCAGTGCCGCCGCGCGCCGGCTGGACATCAGCGCGGTGATGGTCGGCAAGCTGGTCCGACAGCTCGAGACCCACCTGGGCGCCCGCCTGCTGGAGCGCAGCACCCGCCGCCAGGGCCTGACCGACGCCGGCCGCCGTTTCTACGAGGAGGGCAAGCGCGTGCTCGAACAGCTGCGCTGGGCCGAGAGTTCGGTCGAGCGCCTGGCCGCCTCGCCCAGCGGGCTGCTGCGGATCAGCGCCGCCACCACGCTGGGCGAATGCGTGATCGCCGCGGCGGTGGCCGACTACCAGGCGCGGTTTCCGCAGGTGCGCGTCGAACTGGAGCTGAGCAACGGCGTGGTCGACCTGATCGAGGACGGGATCGACCTGGCGATCCGGATCGGCGCGCTCGACCCCGCGCTGGACCTGGTGGCGCGCCCGCTGGGCCACTACCGCATGGTGATCTGCGCCGCGCCGGCCTATCTGGCGCGCCACGGCGTGCCGGCGACGCCAGCCGACCTGGCCGCGCACCGTTGCCTGGGCCACGCCGCCTGGAACCCGCGCACGGCCTGGCGGCTGGACCCGGCCGGCGCAGCGGCGGGCTGGCCGGCGCGCACCGTCCTGCGCTGCAACAGCGGCGCGGCCTTGCGCCAGGCCGCACTGCACGGCGCCGGGCTGCTGCTGCAACCGCAGGTGCTGGTGGCCGAGGACCTGGCCGCGGGGCGCCTGGTCGGCGTGCTCGATGCCTACCTGCCAACCGGCCGGCCGGTGCACGCGCTGTACCGGCAGGACCGCCAGCCGCTGCCCAAGCTCGCCAGCTTCGTCGCCTTCCTGCAGCAGCAGGTCGCGCCGCGACTGGCCTGA
- a CDS encoding short chain dehydrogenase gives MKAIVIGGTGTLGRAVVQELARDHEVVAVGHTRGEHTVDITDDASVQALFAALGPVDAIVSTSGELHFGDLATLQPAQFAQGLQHKLLGQVRLALIGQHHLNEGGSITLTGGIVADEPIRGGSNATTVNAALQGFVRAAACELRGGRRINVVSPTVLTESAAQYGAFFPGFESVSAARAALAYRRSVAGIQSGRTYRVG, from the coding sequence ATGAAGGCAATCGTCATCGGCGGGACCGGCACCTTGGGCCGGGCCGTGGTGCAGGAGCTGGCGCGCGACCACGAGGTCGTCGCGGTGGGCCACACGCGTGGCGAACACACGGTGGACATCACCGACGATGCCAGCGTGCAGGCGCTGTTCGCCGCGCTGGGGCCGGTGGACGCGATCGTCTCGACCAGCGGCGAGCTGCATTTCGGCGATCTCGCCACGCTGCAGCCGGCGCAGTTCGCGCAAGGCCTGCAGCACAAGCTGCTGGGCCAGGTGCGGCTGGCGCTGATCGGTCAGCACCATCTCAACGAGGGCGGGTCGATCACGCTGACCGGCGGCATCGTCGCCGACGAACCGATCCGCGGCGGCAGCAACGCCACCACGGTCAACGCCGCGCTGCAGGGCTTCGTGCGCGCGGCGGCGTGCGAGCTGCGCGGCGGGCGGCGCATCAACGTGGTCAGCCCGACCGTGCTGACCGAATCGGCCGCGCAGTACGGCGCGTTCTTCCCTGGGTTCGAGAGCGTGAGCGCCGCGCGCGCGGCGCTGGCCTACCGCCGCAGCGTGGCCGGCATCCAGAGCGGGCGCACGTACCGGGTCGGGTAG